One Alkaliphilus sp. B6464 genomic window carries:
- a CDS encoding methionine gamma-lyase family protein, with translation MIHKMLRDTFGIEENLINKMIEIEGVLIERFKEIDKVKQYNQYKVLNAMQEARLSDQHFNWTTGYGYNDIGREKIEEIYAKVFSAEDAIVRPTIANGTHALSLCLSGLLHSGDEMISVTSKPYDTLDELIGIRGDYKGSLKNIGVTYKQVDFMDDGRVDFDTIEKEVTDKTTLVYIQRSTGYSFRPAVDINTIEKLVNIVKRKNSKAICMIDNCYGEFLEEKEPTEVGADLLAGSLIKNPGGGIVLTGGYIVGKRHLIEEISYRLTSPGIGKECGLTFGLSRQMFQGLFLAPHIVSEAVKGSIFCSKLFEEMGYEVKPKYNETRSDIIQQVKLGSAEKVIAFCKGIQAAAPVDAFVTPEPWSMPGYDSPMIMAAGAFIQGSSIELSADAPIRPPYIVYYQGGLTYEHAKLGALIALQNINNMN, from the coding sequence ATGATACATAAGATGTTGAGAGATACTTTTGGAATAGAAGAAAATTTAATTAATAAGATGATTGAAATAGAGGGAGTTTTAATTGAAAGATTTAAAGAGATTGATAAGGTTAAGCAATATAATCAATACAAGGTACTTAATGCAATGCAAGAAGCACGATTAAGTGATCAACATTTTAACTGGACGACTGGCTATGGATATAATGACATTGGTCGAGAAAAAATAGAAGAAATATATGCAAAGGTTTTTTCAGCAGAGGATGCTATCGTTAGGCCAACCATTGCTAATGGAACTCATGCTTTAAGCTTATGTTTATCTGGATTACTTCATTCTGGTGATGAGATGATATCAGTAACTAGTAAACCATATGATACATTAGATGAGTTAATAGGAATAAGGGGAGATTATAAAGGAAGTTTAAAAAATATAGGGGTTACATATAAACAAGTAGATTTTATGGATGATGGTAGAGTAGACTTTGATACAATTGAGAAAGAAGTTACTGATAAAACTACTCTAGTGTATATTCAGAGGTCTACTGGATATAGTTTTAGACCAGCAGTAGATATTAATACAATAGAAAAATTAGTAAATATAGTTAAACGAAAAAATAGTAAAGCAATATGTATGATTGATAATTGCTATGGCGAATTTTTGGAAGAGAAAGAGCCTACAGAGGTGGGAGCAGATCTGCTTGCTGGTTCTTTAATTAAAAACCCTGGTGGGGGCATTGTTTTAACTGGTGGCTATATTGTAGGAAAGCGACACCTTATTGAGGAAATTTCATATAGGTTAACTTCGCCTGGGATAGGCAAGGAATGTGGATTAACATTTGGTCTATCACGGCAAATGTTTCAGGGTTTATTTCTAGCTCCACATATTGTAAGCGAAGCAGTAAAAGGCTCTATTTTTTGCTCCAAACTGTTTGAAGAAATGGGATATGAGGTTAAGCCTAAATATAATGAAACTAGAAGTGATATTATACAACAGGTTAAATTAGGAAGTGCTGAAAAAGTAATTGCTTTTTGTAAGGGAATTCAAGCAGCAGCACCAGTAGATGCATTTGTAACTCCAGAACCTTGGTCTATGCCTGGTTATGATAGTCCTATGATTATGGCCGCTGGAGCATTTATACAAGGTTCATCTATAGAATTAAGTGCTGATGCACCTATTAGGCCTCCATATATTGTTTATTACCAAGGTGGCTTAACGTATGAACATGCTAAATTAGGTGCATTAATAGCATTGCAAAACATAAATAATATGAATTAA
- the lexA gene encoding transcriptional repressor LexA, which translates to MYEDLSNKQLEILNYMKVEINKKGYPPSVREICEAVGLRSTSTVHGHLSKLEDKGYIRRDPTKPRAIEILNNDPFSDLSYNKEIVNVPIVGKVTAGQPILAVENIEDTFPLPMDFIDHGNTFILNVKGESMIEAGILDNDYVIVRQQSFASNGDIVVALIDEEATIKRFYRESNHIRLQPENSLMEPILLNDVVILGKVTGVFRKF; encoded by the coding sequence ATGTATGAGGATTTAAGTAATAAACAATTAGAGATACTAAACTACATGAAAGTAGAAATAAATAAAAAAGGATACCCTCCCTCTGTAAGAGAAATATGTGAAGCTGTAGGTCTTAGATCAACTTCCACAGTACATGGACACCTATCTAAACTAGAGGATAAAGGTTATATTCGTAGAGATCCTACTAAGCCAAGGGCAATTGAAATCTTGAATAATGATCCATTTAGTGATTTATCCTATAATAAAGAAATTGTTAATGTACCAATTGTGGGTAAAGTAACTGCTGGCCAACCTATTTTGGCTGTTGAAAATATTGAAGATACGTTTCCGCTTCCTATGGATTTTATCGATCATGGTAATACTTTTATCTTAAATGTTAAAGGTGAAAGTATGATAGAGGCTGGTATACTAGACAATGACTATGTAATAGTTAGACAACAATCTTTTGCTTCAAATGGTGATATCGTAGTTGCACTAATTGATGAAGAAGCCACAATAAAACGATTTTATAGAGAATCTAATCATATAAGACTACAGCCCGAAAACAGCTTAATGGAACCTATACTACTTAATGACGTAGTTATTTTAGGAAAAGTAACTGGGGTGTTTAGAAAGTTCTAA
- a CDS encoding tyrosine-type recombinase/integrase, protein MTKRPSISVHNKSDKPDNIVIKQNHLIEKCLEIEQQLPSFMKDFSIYLKNGVALSTRLAYLSDILFFCKYLINETDITTASQATDITVEDFNKITAKNINRFIGDYCSRYTVKDDNSIKIMENDNRALGRKKSSLSVLFKFLYRDEIVKNNITDGFNPIRLPKPQPDAIKRLEIDEVAIMLDIVGSGEHFTEGEKKYWEKTKLRDKAILVLFVTYGLRLSELEQLNISSFNFNRGEFRIYRKRGKEVVMPINKTCETVIKDYIENERSASSILDDEHKDALFLSLQNKRMTTRAIRNLVKKYTSIVLGTSRENGYSPHKLRATAATSLIQQGFSIYDVQNLLDHDNVTTTQLYAAHKKNVKREIVKNFEWIDD, encoded by the coding sequence GTGACAAAACGTCCATCAATAAGTGTACATAATAAATCAGATAAGCCAGATAATATTGTTATTAAACAAAACCATCTTATTGAAAAATGTTTAGAAATCGAACAACAGCTTCCTAGCTTTATGAAAGACTTCTCAATATACTTAAAAAATGGTGTCGCTCTTTCTACTAGATTAGCCTATTTAAGCGATATCTTATTTTTTTGTAAGTACTTAATTAACGAAACTGATATTACCACCGCCAGCCAAGCTACTGATATTACAGTTGAAGATTTTAATAAAATTACAGCTAAAAACATTAATAGATTTATCGGAGACTACTGTTCAAGATATACAGTTAAAGATGATAATTCTATAAAGATTATGGAAAATGATAATCGCGCTTTAGGGAGAAAAAAATCTTCTTTATCTGTATTATTTAAATTCCTTTATAGAGATGAGATTGTTAAAAATAATATTACAGATGGTTTTAATCCTATTCGCCTACCTAAGCCCCAGCCAGATGCAATAAAGAGATTGGAAATTGATGAAGTGGCTATAATGCTAGATATAGTAGGCTCTGGAGAGCACTTTACTGAAGGTGAAAAAAAATACTGGGAAAAAACTAAGTTAAGAGATAAAGCAATTCTTGTACTCTTTGTTACATATGGTTTACGTTTAAGTGAATTAGAACAGTTAAATATATCTTCATTTAATTTTAATAGAGGGGAATTTAGAATCTATAGAAAACGTGGAAAAGAAGTTGTTATGCCTATTAATAAAACATGTGAAACTGTAATTAAGGATTACATAGAAAATGAACGTTCTGCTAGTAGTATATTAGATGATGAACATAAAGATGCACTATTTCTTTCCTTACAAAATAAGAGAATGACAACAAGGGCCATTAGAAATCTTGTAAAAAAATATACTTCAATAGTATTAGGTACGAGTAGAGAAAATGGTTATAGTCCTCATAAACTAAGAGCAACCGCTGCTACTTCTCTAATTCAGCAGGGTTTTTCTATATATGATGTTCAAAATCTATTGGATCATGATAATGTAACGACAACTCAACTATATGCTGCTCACAAGAAAAATGTCAAAAGAGAAATTGTTAAAAACTTCGAGTGGATTGATGATTAG
- a CDS encoding glycosyl hydrolase family 18 protein: MNKKILNVFLILSIIVTLSTTSNLFVEGTNRVNMGYLYFGDPKDYVNIIKSTNNSVNIISPSYFDIDENGSLKVTSKLEVSFIEEMHKEGKKVVPFLSNHWSRDIGQKALINKEELVNDIVKAIDKYNLDGINVNIENLSHTDKDNHTAFIKLLREKLPKEKQISVAVAANPKNLKIGWHGSYDYKNLATYSDYLMLMAYDESWEGSNSGPVASIGFVEQSIQQILSEGVSKDKVVLGIPFYGRIWKSDGTFNGRGVSNNQIENLIKKYNGKVIFDTKNQSPKGTISIPKGEQITVGYNTTLNEGNYTIWFENERSIKEKLKLVQKYDLKGTGSWSIGQESRNTWDYFDLWLNSKYFIDTQNHWSEQHIFSMVNKGWMMGTSANQFSPDKSLTRAEAATIIVRALDLRLETENNSISTSYKDVPKSHWAKEYIDIISYHELMTGVSSDDFQPDKPLTREQMAAILTRIFEKEDNSSSEKLGIPYQYKDVNPQLWSYKYIVFASERGLFSGYEDGTFKPIKQISRAEMATLMDRLSNQLN; the protein is encoded by the coding sequence ATGAATAAAAAAATATTAAATGTTTTCTTGATTCTTTCAATTATAGTAACACTATCTACTACTAGTAATCTATTTGTTGAAGGTACAAATCGTGTTAATATGGGATACCTTTATTTCGGGGATCCAAAAGACTATGTGAATATTATTAAAAGTACAAATAACAGTGTTAATATTATTTCTCCTAGCTATTTTGATATCGATGAAAATGGGTCATTAAAAGTTACCTCTAAGCTAGAAGTGTCATTTATCGAAGAAATGCACAAAGAAGGAAAAAAAGTAGTACCTTTTTTAAGTAATCATTGGAGTCGTGATATTGGACAAAAAGCTTTAATTAATAAAGAAGAGCTTGTTAATGATATTGTTAAAGCAATAGATAAGTATAATTTAGATGGCATTAATGTAAATATCGAAAATTTATCCCATACTGATAAGGATAATCATACTGCCTTTATTAAGCTGTTAAGAGAGAAACTTCCTAAGGAAAAGCAAATTTCTGTTGCTGTTGCAGCTAACCCTAAGAATCTAAAAATAGGATGGCACGGTTCTTACGATTATAAGAACTTAGCGACATACTCAGATTATTTAATGTTGATGGCATATGACGAGAGCTGGGAAGGTAGTAATTCAGGTCCAGTTGCAAGTATTGGATTTGTGGAGCAATCAATACAACAAATACTTTCTGAAGGTGTTAGTAAGGATAAGGTAGTACTAGGTATCCCCTTCTATGGCCGTATATGGAAATCGGATGGTACGTTTAACGGAAGAGGCGTTTCAAATAATCAAATTGAAAATTTAATTAAGAAGTACAATGGAAAGGTAATCTTTGATACGAAGAACCAGTCTCCTAAAGGAACTATTAGCATTCCAAAGGGTGAACAAATTACAGTTGGATATAATACTACATTAAATGAAGGTAACTACACAATATGGTTTGAAAACGAAAGATCTATTAAAGAAAAACTTAAATTAGTCCAAAAATATGATCTTAAGGGTACAGGGAGCTGGAGTATTGGTCAAGAATCAAGAAATACATGGGATTATTTTGATTTGTGGTTAAATAGTAAATATTTTATAGATACTCAAAATCATTGGTCAGAACAACATATTTTTTCAATGGTTAACAAAGGTTGGATGATGGGTACTTCCGCTAATCAATTTTCTCCAGACAAATCATTAACTAGAGCAGAAGCAGCTACTATTATAGTTAGAGCTCTTGATTTAAGACTAGAAACAGAAAACAATAGCATCTCTACATCTTATAAGGATGTTCCTAAATCACATTGGGCTAAGGAGTACATTGATATTATAAGTTACCACGAGTTAATGACAGGTGTCTCAAGTGACGATTTTCAACCTGATAAACCTTTAACACGAGAACAAATGGCAGCTATTCTAACTAGGATATTTGAAAAAGAAGATAATAGCAGTAGTGAAAAGTTAGGTATACCTTATCAATATAAAGATGTGAACCCACAACTTTGGTCTTATAAGTATATAGTATTTGCAAGCGAACGAGGCCTTTTTAGTGGGTATGAGGATGGAACATTTAAACCCATAAAGCAAATTAGTAGAGCAGAGATGGCTACATTAATGGATAGATTATCAAATCAATTAAATTAA
- a CDS encoding NAD(P)/FAD-dependent oxidoreductase yields MIKTADIVIIGGGISGCSIAYNLAKKGVNNIIILEKNYLASGATGRCGAGIRQQWGTEMNCKISKLSCEFFENAEEELQYKGNLEFKQGGYLILSSTEKEHNQFKKNIQLQNSLGIDSKLLSLDDAKQIVPSLNTEGLISATFHQKDGHLNPFHTTQAYADAAKKLGVQIYTFTEVTGIEVEADKIKGVHTNNGFISTNIVVNAAGGYSKQIGNMVGLDLPVYSERHQILVTEPVEPFLDPMIMSFSLNLYCQQVPHGGVIMGRGDDKEPRDLRITSGWHFLEEMAKRMTKVLPPLKDIRVIRQWAGLYNMTPDRQPIYGSVDEIEGFYLAIGYSGHGFMFAPATGLLIAENILGEKNTINIESLHLNRFKKGELIFEPSVV; encoded by the coding sequence TTGATTAAGACAGCTGATATAGTCATTATAGGCGGTGGAATTTCTGGTTGTTCGATTGCATATAATTTAGCTAAAAAAGGTGTTAATAATATTATTATTTTAGAAAAAAATTATTTAGCAAGTGGTGCAACCGGAAGATGTGGCGCCGGTATTAGACAACAATGGGGCACTGAGATGAATTGTAAAATTTCTAAATTATCCTGTGAGTTTTTTGAAAATGCTGAAGAGGAACTACAATATAAAGGTAACTTAGAGTTTAAGCAAGGTGGGTATTTAATATTATCAAGTACAGAAAAAGAACATAATCAATTCAAAAAAAATATACAGCTACAGAATAGTCTGGGGATAGATTCTAAGCTTTTAAGTCTAGATGATGCAAAACAAATAGTTCCTTCATTAAACACCGAAGGATTAATTAGTGCTACTTTTCATCAAAAAGATGGACATCTTAATCCTTTTCACACAACGCAGGCATATGCCGATGCTGCAAAAAAATTAGGTGTACAAATATATACCTTTACAGAAGTGACTGGAATAGAGGTAGAGGCTGATAAAATTAAAGGGGTACACACAAATAATGGATTTATATCTACAAATATAGTAGTAAATGCAGCTGGTGGATACTCAAAGCAAATAGGAAATATGGTTGGATTAGATTTACCTGTATATTCGGAACGACATCAGATTCTAGTAACCGAACCAGTAGAACCATTTCTTGATCCAATGATTATGTCTTTTTCATTAAATCTTTATTGTCAACAAGTGCCTCATGGTGGTGTCATTATGGGTAGGGGTGATGATAAGGAACCTAGAGATTTAAGAATTACATCTGGCTGGCATTTTCTAGAGGAAATGGCTAAAAGAATGACGAAGGTTTTACCACCATTAAAAGATATAAGAGTAATAAGACAGTGGGCTGGACTATATAATATGACACCTGACCGACAACCGATTTATGGATCAGTCGATGAAATAGAAGGTTTCTATCTGGCCATAGGATATAGTGGCCATGGATTTATGTTTGCCCCAGCTACTGGATTGTTAATAGCAGAGAATATATTAGGTGAGAAAAATACAATTAATATTGAATCATTGCATCTGAACAGATTTAAGAAAGGTGAATTAATTTTTGAACCTTCAGTAGTATAA
- a CDS encoding (2Fe-2S)-binding protein, with product MKDNTIICRCSDLTLSEIRRLIQEGYTSFDEIKRISRAGMGPCQGRTCNQLILTEISIITGKPISELVQGTYRPPAKAIKLGAIAEYALGGDRID from the coding sequence ATGAAGGATAATACTATTATATGTCGTTGTTCAGATTTAACTTTATCCGAAATAAGAAGATTAATTCAGGAAGGTTATACTTCCTTCGATGAAATAAAGCGTATTAGCAGAGCCGGTATGGGGCCCTGTCAGGGTAGAACATGCAATCAACTTATATTAACAGAAATTTCTATTATAACAGGTAAGCCTATATCTGAATTAGTTCAAGGCACATACAGACCTCCTGCTAAAGCTATTAAGTTAGGTGCAATAGCAGAATATGCTTTAGGCGGTGATAGGATTGATTAA
- a CDS encoding 4Fe-4S binding protein yields MLSQTGVPSIEDLNKVFPSDERLNKGPVAIIECFQNIPCNPCYTACSRSAIKPFKDINDLPNIDHQECNGCGLCISKCPGLAIMVLDMVFSDTEALIKIPYEFLPLPNKRDIVMGLDREGSYVCDVRVENVLNTKFLDRTPIISIVVKKEFAKIIRNIRMGD; encoded by the coding sequence ATGTTATCTCAAACAGGAGTACCAAGTATAGAAGACCTAAATAAAGTATTCCCAAGTGATGAAAGACTTAATAAGGGACCAGTTGCAATTATAGAATGTTTTCAAAATATACCATGTAATCCTTGTTATACTGCCTGTAGTAGAAGTGCAATAAAGCCATTCAAAGATATAAATGACTTGCCTAACATTGATCATCAAGAATGTAATGGATGTGGTCTATGTATAAGTAAATGTCCTGGACTTGCTATTATGGTTTTAGACATGGTATTTAGTGATACTGAAGCATTAATAAAAATTCCTTACGAATTTTTACCTCTACCTAATAAACGAGATATAGTAATGGGATTAGATAGAGAGGGTAGCTATGTGTGTGATGTTAGAGTTGAAAATGTTTTAAATACAAAATTTTTAGATAGAACACCAATTATTTCTATAGTAGTAAAAAAAGAGTTTGCTAAGATTATTAGAAATATTAGGATGGGGGATTAG
- a CDS encoding NAD(P)/FAD-dependent oxidoreductase: MKEVEVLIIGGGPAGMCAAISAAESGANVMLVERDRSLGGQLVKQTHMFFGSEKQYASDRGIDITNILLDKLKNFDNIIVKLDTTVLGIYEDGIVTLEENDKYLKIKPKSIIVSTGASEKTLAFPNNDLPGIYGAGAVQTLMNVYGIKPGNKVLMVGSGNIGLIVSYQLMQAGIKVVGIVEASPNIGGYLVHASKVRRLGIPIYTQHTIKEAFGDDYLVGATICKLDSDWKQIPGTEVEIDIDVMCIAIGLSPLSELLWQAGCQMKFLNELGGFVPLRNENLKTTVDGIYVAGDIGGIEEASSAMVEGYLAGISTSFALGYFSKNMENKRLDYMKQLNSLRSGPTGAKIRKGLSQLLINVETTALK; this comes from the coding sequence ATGAAGGAGGTTGAGGTATTAATTATCGGTGGTGGTCCAGCTGGTATGTGTGCTGCCATTAGCGCTGCAGAATCTGGAGCAAATGTGATGCTAGTCGAGAGAGATAGATCGCTTGGGGGACAACTTGTAAAACAGACACATATGTTTTTTGGTTCAGAAAAACAATATGCTTCTGATCGTGGAATTGATATAACTAATATTCTATTAGATAAACTTAAAAACTTTGATAATATTATTGTTAAACTTGACACAACTGTACTAGGTATATATGAGGATGGTATTGTTACATTGGAAGAGAATGATAAATACTTAAAAATTAAACCAAAATCTATAATTGTTTCAACTGGCGCTAGCGAAAAAACCTTAGCTTTTCCTAATAATGACCTTCCTGGTATATATGGAGCAGGTGCGGTGCAAACGTTAATGAATGTCTATGGGATTAAACCAGGAAATAAGGTATTAATGGTTGGTTCTGGTAATATAGGTCTAATTGTAAGTTATCAGCTGATGCAAGCAGGTATAAAGGTAGTTGGCATTGTTGAAGCATCTCCTAATATTGGTGGATATTTAGTACATGCATCTAAGGTAAGAAGATTAGGTATCCCGATCTATACTCAACATACAATAAAAGAAGCTTTTGGCGATGATTATTTAGTTGGAGCAACAATATGTAAACTCGATAGTGATTGGAAGCAGATACCTGGTACAGAGGTTGAAATTGATATTGATGTTATGTGCATTGCCATTGGGCTTTCACCTTTATCAGAGCTACTTTGGCAGGCAGGTTGTCAAATGAAATTTCTCAACGAATTAGGTGGCTTTGTACCATTAAGAAATGAGAACTTAAAAACTACAGTAGATGGTATCTATGTAGCTGGTGATATTGGAGGTATAGAAGAAGCTAGTAGTGCTATGGTGGAAGGATACTTAGCTGGCATTTCAACATCCTTTGCCTTAGGTTATTTTTCTAAAAATATGGAAAATAAAAGACTAGATTATATGAAGCAGTTAAATTCTCTCAGGTCCGGACCTACTGGTGCAAAAATAAGGAAAGGACTTTCACAGCTATTAATAAATGTAGAAACTACGGCTTTAAAATAA
- a CDS encoding (2Fe-2S)-binding protein — protein MRIQEHPILTLKRGALISFTYNGLHLEGYEGETIAAALHAAGIKTLSRSHENHRARGFFCAIGNCSSCLMKVNGKPSIRVCVEPLKDGMVINTQEGRGELV, from the coding sequence ATGAGAATTCAAGAACACCCTATACTAACTTTAAAAAGAGGTGCTTTAATTAGTTTTACTTATAATGGACTCCATTTAGAAGGATATGAAGGAGAAACTATTGCTGCAGCTCTGCATGCTGCAGGCATAAAAACCCTTAGTCGCAGCCATGAAAATCATAGAGCAAGGGGATTTTTCTGTGCAATAGGAAACTGCTCATCTTGCCTAATGAAGGTTAATGGTAAACCAAGTATTAGAGTATGTGTTGAGCCATTAAAAGATGGGATGGTAATTAATACTCAAGAGGGGAGAGGAGAACTAGTATGA
- a CDS encoding type 1 glutamine amidotransferase family protein, with amino-acid sequence MKNKVYLYVFDTMADWEIGYLSTEINSGRYYKKGLMPLKIVTVGINKNPITTMGGLEILPEIELKECSIEETVALILPGGNTWTEAIHAPIIRMAEECLEKGIVVGAICGATIGLAMEGVLNKRAHTSNDLGYLKMVCPSYAGEKYYKQEYAVTDRSLITASGIAPLEFTFHILKILEVFSPQTLDSWYNLYKTQDTKYFFELMSSIQ; translated from the coding sequence ATGAAAAACAAAGTATATCTTTATGTATTTGATACAATGGCAGACTGGGAAATAGGTTATTTAAGTACTGAAATCAATTCGGGAAGGTACTACAAAAAGGGATTAATGCCTCTAAAAATAGTAACTGTAGGAATTAACAAGAACCCTATTACTACAATGGGAGGTCTAGAAATATTGCCAGAAATTGAACTTAAGGAGTGTAGTATTGAAGAGACAGTTGCGTTGATTCTACCTGGTGGGAATACATGGACAGAAGCAATTCATGCTCCCATTATAAGAATGGCTGAAGAATGTTTAGAGAAAGGTATTGTTGTAGGTGCAATTTGTGGTGCTACAATAGGACTTGCTATGGAAGGGGTATTAAATAAGCGAGCTCATACAAGCAATGACCTGGGATATCTTAAAATGGTCTGTCCAAGCTATGCAGGAGAAAAATATTATAAGCAAGAATACGCAGTAACTGATAGAAGTTTGATTACTGCCTCTGGAATAGCTCCTCTTGAATTTACTTTTCACATATTGAAAATTCTAGAGGTGTTTTCACCACAAACCTTAGATTCTTGGTACAATCTTTATAAAACTCAGGATACAAAATATTTCTTTGAGTTGATGAGCTCGATTCAATAG
- a CDS encoding helix-turn-helix transcriptional regulator, whose amino-acid sequence MPKNDNMLAILWMLNSGTKITAKQISERLEINIRSVYRYMDALCVSGVPIISEPGHNGGYSLLNNFIRAPLFFDLEEKKSLLHAAVFAMESGYPFMESLNNATSKLKMFSNQEQEKVLNRHLVGFEVVSRICDPAVKPILMELEQAVANECSMEIEYCTGYEGRPKHRLVDPYGMLYWNNKWYAIAFCHLRNEIRNFRVDRIISIISTKNTFKRPEAFSAREFFTESLLSNIESKVGLCTLVIEGKSEALNDLSAHWFLGYHLIKRTECRTIFLMDEYSIHTYVPHILLPYGKAIKVLEPNSFKAAMASILKDLLDYYLH is encoded by the coding sequence ATGCCAAAAAATGATAATATGCTAGCAATTTTATGGATGCTGAATTCAGGTACAAAAATAACTGCAAAGCAAATATCCGAAAGGTTAGAAATAAACATACGATCAGTTTATCGTTATATGGATGCACTGTGTGTTAGTGGAGTGCCAATAATATCGGAGCCTGGTCATAACGGCGGATATAGTTTGCTTAACAATTTTATCCGAGCACCCCTGTTTTTTGATCTTGAAGAGAAAAAATCACTTTTGCATGCTGCTGTTTTTGCAATGGAATCAGGATATCCTTTTATGGAATCACTAAATAATGCAACATCAAAGTTAAAGATGTTTTCGAATCAAGAACAAGAAAAAGTTCTCAATCGTCATTTAGTTGGATTTGAAGTAGTGAGCCGTATTTGCGATCCAGCTGTCAAACCTATATTAATGGAACTCGAGCAAGCTGTTGCAAATGAATGCTCTATGGAAATTGAATACTGTACAGGTTATGAAGGGCGTCCCAAGCATAGGCTTGTTGACCCCTATGGGATGCTTTACTGGAACAATAAATGGTACGCTATTGCATTTTGCCATCTTAGGAATGAAATTCGTAACTTTAGGGTAGATAGAATAATAAGTATTATAAGCACTAAAAATACGTTTAAGCGTCCTGAAGCTTTTTCGGCACGTGAGTTTTTTACAGAAAGCTTATTATCGAATATAGAAAGTAAAGTAGGACTTTGCACTTTAGTAATTGAGGGCAAGTCAGAAGCATTGAATGACCTAAGTGCACATTGGTTTTTAGGATATCATCTGATAAAACGAACTGAATGCAGAACGATTTTTTTAATGGATGAATACTCAATCCATACCTATGTTCCTCATATTCTACTTCCATATGGTAAAGCAATAAAGGTGCTTGAACCAAATAGTTTTAAAGCTGCTATGGCATCAATTCTTAAAGATTTGCTGGACTATTATCTCCACTGA
- a CDS encoding transposase, translated as MATLIAMGTNIGLSKMADSTDGITYYQMADTAQWRLYDDALIRAQSTLVNFLHKLSLPYCWGDGSTSSSDGMRVQIGVSSLHAEHNPNYGYGKGATVYRFISDQYSAFYSKVINTNTRDAVHVIDGLLNKDYPSEIKY; from the coding sequence ATGGCTACATTGATTGCAATGGGTACAAATATTGGACTTAGTAAAATGGCTGATTCTACAGATGGAATAACTTACTATCAAATGGCTGATACTGCACAGTGGAGGTTATATGATGATGCCTTAATTAGAGCACAATCCACTCTAGTTAACTTTTTACATAAATTATCATTACCTTATTGTTGGGGGGATGGTAGCACATCATCCAGTGATGGTATGCGTGTACAAATTGGTGTATCATCACTTCATGCTGAGCACAATCCTAACTATGGATATGGGAAGGGAGCAACTGTATACCGTTTTATTAGTGACCAGTATTCTGCATTTTATTCAAAAGTAATTAACACTAATACCAGGGATGCTGTTCATGTTATTGATGGGTTACTGAATAAAGATTATCCGAGTGAAATTAAATACTAA
- a CDS encoding transposase, whose translation MKLNTKIIKDNYDDVLKLAHSIRDGKVSASLIMGKIGSYSRQNSSALALKEMGRIEKTIFILDYISNEELRRRIQKGLNKGEAANALARAIFFAKRGEFHERDLQNQMQRASVLNILMNAITVWNTVYLSKAIEHLREKNQLINEELLSYVSPLNWEHINLYGYYSFDKKSITTLDSLRPLNIKYE comes from the coding sequence GTGAAATTAAATACTAAGATTATTAAAGATAACTATGATGATGTTTTAAAACTTGCTCACTCTATCAGGGACGGAAAGGTATCAGCTTCTCTGATTATGGGCAAAATTGGTTCATACTCACGGCAAAATAGTTCAGCTTTAGCGCTCAAGGAAATGGGCCGTATTGAAAAAACTATTTTTATCCTTGATTACATTTCTAATGAGGAATTACGTAGAAGGATTCAAAAAGGATTAAATAAAGGAGAAGCTGCTAACGCTTTGGCAAGAGCTATATTTTTTGCCAAACGAGGAGAATTTCATGAAAGAGATTTGCAGAATCAGATGCAACGTGCAAGCGTGCTTAATATATTGATGAATGCAATAACTGTCTGGAATACTGTTTATTTAAGCAAGGCTATTGAACACCTTAGAGAAAAAAATCAGCTTATTAATGAAGAATTGTTAAGCTATGTTTCACCATTGAATTGGGAACATATAAACCTATATGGTTATTATAGTTTTGATAAGAAAAGTATCACCACTCTTGATAGTTTAAGACCTTTAAATATAAAATATGAATAA